The Bombus terrestris chromosome 4, iyBomTerr1.2, whole genome shotgun sequence genome has a window encoding:
- the LOC125385012 gene encoding uncharacterized protein LOC125385012 gives MVLQRDFYVDDVLTGAETKNEAQSLRTELIELLKLAGLNIRKWAANDRELLRGLSEQDINDKLLLGESQTFKTLGVVWNSFDDSILYSVKINPTASRITKRTISSEIAKIYDPLGLLAPVIVRAKMLLQRLWTLKLDWDESLPADVHTEWSKYYSQLPLLNNVKFPRKTIIKTAAEIELHGFCDASERAYGACVYLRTIAPDGHVWTRLLTARSKVAPLKSQTIPRLELSGALLLASLATTVLQALPSNISRTVYWTDSTIVLHWINTSPHTLKTFVANRVTEIQQKTHTSDWRHIPTTDNPADLISRGQSPQDFLRSTIWQHGPEWLQQPEKYWPSWNPVPLVEIPEQKKATCLSVTPPDHSLLERYSSWPKLIRIAARCLRWRQKQDRGGPLTTHDLTNAHNKLVKLLQLCYFPDEIRTLRTDRNSAVKGKLQRLNPFLDKDEILRVGGRLSHSPMPFTQKHPIILPKSSVTALIIEHEHLLNLHSGTQATLYALRRSYWPIDGRSQVWSTLKKCVRCCRANPPPVEYVMGDLPAARITESLKAVHLELVTDLTSEAFIAALRRFIARRGFCVTIYSDNGTNFVGANNELRELRNLLQSDDHKVKIQFFLADRRIEWHFIPPNSPHFGGLWEAAVKSFKRHLRRVAGNELLTYENLNTLIIEIESILNSRPLTPISSDPNDLLVLTPGHFLIGDALTSFRERDFRDTPSNRLSSWQHIQRIKQHFWRRWHREYLNELNIRNKWSKGSHDIRVGTVVVLREDNVVQTSSINVLIYSF, from the exons ATGGTCTTACAGCGAGACTTCTACGTCGACGATGTTCTCACAGGAGCCGAAACAAAGAACGAGGCACAATCACTAAGAACGGAGCTCATAGAATTGCTTAAATTAGCCGGCTTAAACATCCGAAAATGGGCAGCGAACGACCGGGAACTGCTACGAGGACTTTCCGAGCAGGACATAAACGATAAGCTGCTACTAGGCGAATCGCAAACTTTCAAAACTCTGGGTGTTGTTTGGAATTCCTTTGACGATTCGATCCTGTATTCCGTCAAAATCAATCCTACCGCCTCTCGAATTACGAAGAGAACAATCAGCTCCGAAATTGCCAAGATCTACGACCCTCTTGGATTACTGGCACCAGTGATCGTTCGCGCTAAGATGTTGCTCCAACGACTTTGGACTTTAAAACTTGACTGGGACGAATCTCTTCCGGCTGACGTACACACAGAATGGAGCAAATATTATTCACAGCTACCTTTGCTGAATAACGTGAAGTTTCCACGTAAAACTATAATCAAGACTGCAGCGGAAATTGAATTACACGGATTCTGCGACGCCAGCGAAAGGGCGTATGGGGCATGCGTCTACCTTCGCACCATCGCTCCGGATGGTCATGTTTGGACACGACTCCTCACCGCAAGGTCAAAGGTGGCTCCACTCAAATCACAAACCATTCCAAGGCTAGAACTGAGTGGAGCACTTCTTCTCGCATCATTGGCCACTACAGTCCTTCAAGCGTTACCAAGCAACATTTCTCGGACCGTTTACTGGACTGATTCTACAATCGTTTTACACTGGATTAATACATCACCCCATACGCTGAAAACCTTCGTCGCCAATCGTGTGACAGAGATTCAACAAAAGACTCACACCTCAGATTGGCGCCACATTCCCACTACCGATAACCCTGCAGATCTCATATCTCGAGGCCAATCACCCCAAGACTTCCTGCGATCTACCATTTGGCAACATGGACCAGAATGGCTCCAACAACCTGAAAAATACTGGCCGTCGTGGAACCCAGTACCATTAGTTGAAATACCAGAGCAAAAGAAGGCAACATGTCTGTCCGTGACTCCGCCTGACCACAGTCTACTGGAGAGATATTCTTCTTGGCCCAAGCTGATAAGAATTGCCGCTCGTTGCCTCCGATGGAGGCAAAAACAGGATCGGGGGGGACCTCTAACCACACATGATTTAACCAATGCGCATAACAAATTGGTCAAATTGTTACAACTCTGTTATTTTCCAGATGAAATACGTACTCTCCGCACAGATCGAAATTCTGCAGTGAAGGGGAAGCTGCAACGACTCAATCCATTTCTGGACAAGGACGAGATATTGCGAGTCGGAGGCCGACTCAGTCATTCACCAATGCCCTTCACTCAGAAACACCCAATCATTCTACCCAAATCCTCAGTTACAGCACTCATAATCGAGCATGAACACCTCCTAAATCTCCACTCCGGAACTCAAGCTACCTTATATGCCTTAAGGAGATCTTACTGGCCTATCGACGGCCGTAGTCAAGTTTGGAGCACGCTGAAGAAGTGCGTACGTTGCTGCCGAGCCAATCCACCTCCAGTAGAGTACGTAATGGGCGACCTTCCAGCTGCACGGATAACGGAATCTC TCAAAGCAGTCCACCTCGAGCTAGTCACCGATCTCACTAGCGAGGCCTTCATTGCTGCTCTGCGAAGATTCATCGCTCGCCGAGGATTCTGTGTAACAATTTATTCTGACAACGGCACCAACTTCGTTGGCGCCAACAATGAATTACGAGAGCTCCGAAACCTCCTGCAGTCCGACGATCATAAGGTAAAGATTCAGTTCTTTTTAGccgatcgacgaatcgaatgGCACTTCATTCCTCCCAACTCACCTCACTTCGGCGGGCTGTGGGAGGCTGCGGTGAAGTCCTTCAAACGACATCTCAGACGTGTCGCAGGTAACGAGCTCTTAACATACGAAAATTTGAACACACTGATCATTGAAATCGAGTCTATCCTCAACTCCCGTCCTCTGACTCCAATATCATCTGACCCAAACGATCTTCTTGTCCTTACTCCCGGTCACTTCCTCATCGGAGATGCACTAACAAGCTTTCGAGAACGAGATTTCCGGGACACTCCATCCAATCGTCTCTCCAGCTGGCAACATATTCAAAGGATCAAACAACATTTCTGGCGCCGTTGGCATCGAGAATACCTGAACGAGCTGAACATCCGAAATAAATGGAGCAAGGGCAGTCACGACATCCGAGTAGGCACCGTAGTAGTcctcagggaggataac GTAGTTCAAACTTCATCAATCAACGTGTTGATTTACTCGTTTTGA